One genomic window of Cannabis sativa cultivar Pink pepper isolate KNU-18-1 chromosome 2, ASM2916894v1, whole genome shotgun sequence includes the following:
- the LOC133035016 gene encoding LRR repeats and ubiquitin-like domain-containing protein At2g30105 encodes MESGTSAGDGDPTITIHVKFGGRSFPILISPDSTIKELKSLLQPLTNVLPRGQKLISKGKLLVDGMTIRESEVTNGSKIMLMAAHGLHQGDGPVLKQAQTRPVLRDGDASKSAKESKPIDADKIRRDLWKATGVIALSECNLQAIPDEVWASGNVRLLDLSNNAIEEVSFPVGSFHVQTLLLNANKITDESLRWEGMASMRNLTLLSLNHNHLTTLPPALGELTSLKQLRVANNKLTSLPNEIGLLRQLEILKVNSNRITEITASIGDCSALIEVDLTANLLSQLPDTFGNLHNLKSLRLGNNGLKSLPSTLFKMCLQLTTLDLHNTEITMDILRQCEGWESFDERRRLKHQKQLDFRVIDSADFDEGADKK; translated from the exons ATGGAGAGTGGAACCTCGGCCGGCGATGGCGACCCAACCATAACGATCCACGTCAAGTTCGGCGGCAGATCATTTCCGATCCTCATATCTCCCGATTCCACCATTAAAGAACTCAAGTCCCTTCTCCAACCTCTCACCAACGTTCTTCCCCGTGGCCAGAAGCTCATTTCCAAAG GCAAACTTTTGGTGGATGGAATGACGATTAGGGAGTCAGAGGTCACGAATGGATCCAAGATCATGCTCATGGCTGCTCACGGTTTGCACCAAGGG GACGGTCCTGTCCTTAAGCAAGCTCAGACTCGTCCAGTGTTAAGAGACGGAGATGCTTCTAAATCAGCAAAAGAAAGTAAGCCAATTGATGCTGATAAAATCAGGCGGGATCTATGGAAGGCAACTGGAGTTATAGCATTGTCTGAATGCAACCTGCAG GCCATACCTGATGAAGTTTGGGCTTCTGGAAATGTCAGACTTCTTGATCTTAGTAACAATGCTATTGAAGAAGTGTCTTTCCCAGTTGGTTCCTTTCATGTGCAG ACATTGTTGTTGAATGCAAATAAGATAACAGATGAATCTCTTAGGTGGGAAGGAATGGCATCTATGCGAAATCTAACACTTCTTTCTCTGAATCATAATCA CTTAACTACTTTACCACCTGCACTGGGCGAGTTGACTTCACTTAAGCAACTTCGTGTTGCAAACAACAAGTTGACTAGCCTCCCTAACGAAATAGGACTTCTGAGACAGCTTGAAATTTTGAAAGTCAACTCTAACAG GATAACCGAAATAACTGCATCCATTGGGGATTGCAGTGCTCTTATTGAG GTTGATCTGACAGCAAACCTTCTGTCTCAGTTGCCTGATACATTTGGCAATCTGCACAATTTGAAG TCATTGCGTCTAGGTAACAACGGACTCAAGTCCCTTCCATCCACCCTTTTCAAGATGTGCCTACAGCTGACCACATTGGATTTACACAATACTGAAATCACAATGGATATCCTTCGTCAG TGTGAAGGATGGGAGAGTTTCGATGAGCGTCGACGATTGAAACATCAGAAACAATTGGATTTTCGTGTTATTGACTCTGCTGATTTCGATGAAGGTGCTGATAAGAAGTGA